A portion of the Methanobrevibacter sp. TMH8 genome contains these proteins:
- the mcrD gene encoding methyl-coenzyme M reductase operon protein D, translating into MDIEVFPHRVLGADTTEKLLNGIEGLDDVKRTVIQGPRLPPEDPNENPKYADRRRITVNGKEVELKVKTGRIFVEISNESTIDEIKEICSEHLPFGFDINIGKYIRTQKTVSDSIKYGDADIPDELIGMTDQSAKLADRVTIIKKDKD; encoded by the coding sequence ATGGACATTGAAGTATTTCCACATAGAGTTTTAGGAGCAGATACAACTGAAAAGTTGTTAAATGGTATTGAAGGACTTGATGATGTTAAACGTACTGTTATTCAAGGACCTAGGCTCCCACCCGAAGACCCTAATGAAAATCCTAAATATGCTGATAGAAGAAGAATTACAGTCAATGGTAAAGAAGTTGAGCTTAAAGTAAAGACTGGCCGTATTTTTGTTGAAATTTCAAATGAGTCAACTATTGATGAAATAAAGGAAATATGTAGTGAACATCTTCCTTTTGGGTTTGACATTAATATTGGAAAATATATCAGAACTCAGAAGACTGTATCTGATAGCATAAAGTATGGTGACGCAGACATTCCTGATGAATTAATAGGGATGACTGACCAATCAGCTAAGCTCGCAGACAGAGTAACTATCATAAAAAAAGATAAGGATTAA
- the mcrC gene encoding methyl-coenzyme M reductase I operon protein C — protein MIGRCTHVVDCRETMGLGEGGGIAQRGTFAECGSDVLAVAMSPGRRHITKPVCEITFALREANVLTSTMILNAGAGTPSDAPGASGGFGLTDKEVEQMSQFKVLVVHLGGVKNHITYKARLILRNVNRPCIVICEYPVDFEDFAKIGVKTSRVMPDEADKGVKTQGKIVNIISGVIRGETCSQEKLDEIIRKVKLALGGA, from the coding sequence ATGATTGGACGTTGCACTCACGTTGTTGATTGTCGTGAAACAATGGGACTTGGTGAAGGAGGAGGAATTGCTCAAAGGGGCACTTTTGCAGAATGTGGAAGTGATGTTCTTGCAGTAGCTATGTCTCCTGGAAGAAGGCACATCACAAAACCTGTTTGTGAAATAACCTTCGCACTTCGAGAGGCCAATGTTTTAACTAGTACAATGATATTAAATGCTGGTGCAGGTACTCCATCTGATGCTCCAGGTGCTAGTGGCGGATTTGGTTTAACTGACAAAGAAGTTGAACAAATGTCACAATTTAAAGTACTTGTTGTACATCTTGGAGGAGTCAAGAATCATATTACTTATAAAGCAAGGCTGATACTTAGAAATGTTAATCGCCCTTGTATTGTTATTTGTGAATATCCTGTTGATTTTGAAGATTTTGCCAAAATTGGTGTTAAAACTTCAAGAGTCATGCCTGATGAGGCTGATAAAGGAGTTAAAACTCAAGGTAAGATTGTTAATATTATTAGTGGCGTTATTAGGGGAGAAACATGTTCCCAAGAAAAATTAGATGAGATTATTAGAAAAGTTAAGTTAGCATTAGGAGGTGCATGA
- the mcrG gene encoding coenzyme-B sulfoethylthiotransferase subunit gamma: MAQYYPGTSQVAQNRRNFSDPDYELEKLREISDEGVVKVLGHRAPGEEYKSVHPPLDEMDEPEDIIRELVEPIDGAKAGDRVRYIQFTDSMYFAPAQPFLRSRSYLNRFRGVDAGTLSGRQIIEARERDLERISKELLETEYFDPARSGIRGKSVHGHSLRLDEDGVMFDMLRRQILNKETGKIESVKDQIGKELDEPVVLGEPLDEETLMKKTTIYRVDGEAYKDDKDAVEILHRIHVARSNGGFCPE; this comes from the coding sequence ATGGCACAATATTATCCAGGAACTTCTCAGGTAGCTCAAAATAGAAGAAACTTTTCTGACCCAGATTATGAGTTAGAAAAATTAAGAGAAATATCTGATGAAGGCGTAGTAAAAGTATTAGGTCACAGAGCTCCAGGTGAAGAATATAAAAGTGTTCACCCACCATTAGATGAAATGGACGAGCCTGAAGACATTATTAGAGAATTAGTAGAGCCAATTGATGGTGCAAAAGCAGGTGACAGAGTAAGATATATTCAATTCACTGACTCTATGTACTTTGCTCCAGCTCAACCTTTCTTAAGATCTAGATCTTACTTAAATAGATTTAGAGGTGTAGATGCAGGTACTTTGTCTGGAAGACAAATTATCGAAGCAAGAGAAAGAGATCTCGAAAGAATCTCTAAAGAATTATTAGAAACCGAATACTTCGATCCAGCAAGGTCTGGAATCAGAGGTAAATCCGTACACGGTCACTCTTTAAGACTTGATGAAGACGGTGTAATGTTTGATATGTTAAGAAGACAAATATTAAACAAAGAAACTGGTAAAATCGAATCCGTAAAAGATCAAATCGGTAAAGAACTTGATGAACCTGTTGTACTCGGTGAGCCATTAGATGAAGAAACTTTAATGAAGAAAACAACTATTTACAGAGTAGATGGTGAAGCTTATAAGGACGATAAAGACGCTGTAGAAATATTACACAGAATACACGTCGCAAGATCCAATGGTGGATTCTGTCCAGAATAA